The genomic region TAGTAAATCTTTTATTGTTTGGTATTAATTGGTACACCATAGATTTAAGTTATCCCTGGTTTTTATGGGTTTTCTTTGGGTGGGGGATTGGCCTGGCTTTCGATTATTTAAAAGCTTTTGATAAAAATCCCATGTTTAGTAAGGATTGGGAAGAGCGAAAGATAAATGAATATATGAATGAAGAACATGATCAGCATCGCTGGGAATAATATTTTACATGAAAGTAGTAATTATTGAAGACGAAAAGCCTGCCGCAAGGCGATTAAATCGTTTACTAAATAAAAGAGGATTAGATGTAGTGGTAATGCTTCATTCTGTGGCCGAGGGGGTTGCCTGGTTTTCTAAAAATGAGCATCCAGATCTTATATTTCTGGATATTCAACTAAGTGACGGACTCTCTTTTGAAATTTTTGAAACCGTAAAAGTGAAAAGTGCAATTATTTTTACAACGGCCTATGATGAGTATGCATTAAAAGCTTTTAAATTAAATAGCATAGATTATTTATTAAAACCAATTGATGATGAGGAGCTGGATGACGCCATCGAAAAATTTGAAGAAACACATCAGTCAAAGTCGGTACAATTAAATGTAGATGATTTTAGAAATTTACTTCATCTTTCCCCTTCCAGTAATTATAAGTCAAGATTTACCATTCAGATAGGGCAGCATCTTAAAATTATAGACGTAGATGATATTGTTTGTTTT from Zunongwangia profunda SM-A87 harbors:
- a CDS encoding LytR/AlgR family response regulator transcription factor is translated as MKVVIIEDEKPAARRLNRLLNKRGLDVVVMLHSVAEGVAWFSKNEHPDLIFLDIQLSDGLSFEIFETVKVKSAIIFTTAYDEYALKAFKLNSIDYLLKPIDDEELDDAIEKFEETHQSKSVQLNVDDFRNLLHLSPSSNYKSRFTIQIGQHLKIIDVDDIVCFYSENKATYIQNNEGRAYLMDASLEQLEKDLDPSLFFRINRKCIVNLKAIKDIISYTNSRLELKLMNFKEFQMIVSRERVKDFKSWIS
- a CDS encoding 2TM domain-containing protein; amino-acid sequence: MKNSEEKYIEARRKVQKIKDFYTHLMVFIVVNLLLFGINWYTIDLSYPWFLWVFFGWGIGLAFDYLKAFDKNPMFSKDWEERKINEYMNEEHDQHRWE